In Paenibacillus sp. J23TS9, a single genomic region encodes these proteins:
- a CDS encoding sensor histidine kinase KdpD has product MKWRLTGRYLVSVVLIVVIVIVINIMVILGLYILQMVNKDLLFSSHESSADAITRSFQNDIVINPDGISITEKGKKVLEQNQAWIQVLNEDGKQEYGYLVPKEAKVKYTPMDMIQTYKYFEKELLSTVFVGGKIAQNHQYSYLIGFKSRYIQRQVLTFDYRKVGQALKMGSIILIIIDGLIALCIGYIFSKILTKPIHTLIDGIKQLANKKYNKHYKPAGVYKDVFHNVNLLSEELRAGEMERKKLDRMKEEWIGNISHDIKTPLASIQGYAEMMKDKDYQFSIDEMRDYAEIIERKSLYLTELIEDLNLSTRLKNKKMTLNKKTVNIVSLLRNAVIDTLNDSRYANRNIVFQCSDEVIKMSVDEILIRRAINNLIYNAIVHNDETVVIEVSVEKSGDQVFIRVQDNGKGIRQEEVERIFDRYYRGTNTGELHKGSGLGMAITHDIVEAHDGEISVHSKLHEGTRMVIRMNV; this is encoded by the coding sequence ATGAAATGGAGGTTAACCGGGAGGTATTTGGTATCCGTTGTCCTTATTGTCGTGATCGTCATTGTCATCAATATCATGGTTATACTGGGGTTGTATATCTTGCAAATGGTAAACAAGGATCTCTTGTTTTCCAGCCATGAATCCTCTGCCGATGCGATAACACGCTCCTTTCAAAATGACATCGTCATCAATCCGGATGGGATAAGTATTACGGAAAAAGGTAAGAAGGTGCTCGAGCAGAATCAGGCATGGATTCAAGTTTTGAATGAGGATGGCAAGCAGGAGTACGGCTATCTTGTCCCTAAAGAGGCGAAAGTGAAATATACACCCATGGACATGATTCAGACGTATAAGTATTTCGAAAAAGAGTTGCTTTCGACTGTGTTTGTTGGAGGGAAAATAGCGCAGAATCACCAATACAGTTATTTGATAGGGTTCAAAAGTCGATATATACAGAGGCAGGTTCTGACCTTCGATTATCGGAAAGTCGGACAGGCACTTAAAATGGGAAGTATCATCCTGATCATTATTGATGGACTCATCGCACTTTGCATTGGCTACATCTTCAGTAAAATACTGACGAAGCCGATTCATACATTAATTGACGGGATCAAACAGCTGGCCAACAAAAAATACAATAAACATTACAAGCCTGCGGGTGTTTATAAAGATGTTTTCCATAATGTTAATCTATTGTCGGAAGAGCTTAGGGCAGGTGAAATGGAAAGAAAGAAGCTGGATCGGATGAAGGAAGAATGGATCGGCAATATATCGCATGATATAAAAACGCCATTAGCTTCGATTCAGGGTTATGCAGAAATGATGAAGGATAAGGATTATCAGTTCTCTATCGATGAAATGAGGGACTACGCCGAGATTATTGAACGCAAGTCACTGTATTTGACGGAGTTGATCGAAGACTTGAACCTGTCCACTCGTCTGAAAAATAAAAAAATGACGCTGAACAAAAAGACCGTGAACATCGTGAGTCTTCTCCGTAATGCCGTGATTGACACGTTAAATGACTCCCGTTATGCGAACCGAAATATTGTCTTTCAGTGCAGTGACGAGGTTATCAAAATGAGCGTCGATGAAATTCTGATCCGCAGGGCGATCAATAACCTCATTTACAATGCGATTGTGCATAATGATGAAACGGTTGTCATTGAAGTGAGTGTGGAGAAGAGCGGGGATCAGGTATTCATCCGTGTCCAAGATAACGGTAAAGGGATCAGACAAGAAGAGGTCGAGCGGATTTTTGACCGCTATTACCGGGGAACAAATACGGGAGAACTGCATAAGGGCTCCGGGCTCGGCATGGCCATTACGCATGATATCGTCGAAGCGCATGATGGAGAGATTAGCGTACACAGCAAGCTGCATGAAGGAACCCGAATGGTCATACGAATGAATGTATAA
- a CDS encoding response regulator transcription factor has product MTFNQKILIVDDEADIVRLLQTVLIKEGIEQVYTAGTAEEGWTEFQKRQPDIVVLDIMLPDGEGYDVCKKIRSVSNVPIFFLSAKTEEIDKILGFAIGGDDYITKPFSPKEVAYRIKARFRRNDIPQDGEKMDHIIKAGPFELDEQKIELKKNGSIIELKPKELGLLTHLLKHPNQIISKESLYDHVWGEEFFGFDNTVMVHIRRLREKIEEDPSNPRYLVTVKGLGYKLAVEDE; this is encoded by the coding sequence TTGACGTTCAATCAAAAAATCCTCATCGTGGATGATGAGGCGGATATCGTGAGACTTCTTCAAACTGTATTGATTAAAGAAGGCATCGAGCAGGTATACACAGCCGGTACGGCAGAAGAAGGATGGACCGAATTTCAGAAGAGGCAGCCTGACATTGTCGTACTGGATATCATGCTTCCGGATGGAGAAGGCTATGATGTATGCAAAAAAATTCGCAGTGTTTCCAATGTTCCTATATTCTTTTTATCCGCAAAGACAGAAGAGATTGATAAAATTCTAGGCTTTGCCATTGGCGGGGATGACTATATCACTAAGCCTTTTAGCCCGAAAGAGGTGGCTTACCGGATCAAAGCCCGTTTTAGAAGAAATGATATTCCCCAAGATGGAGAGAAAATGGATCATATCATCAAGGCTGGACCTTTCGAATTGGATGAACAAAAAATCGAGCTGAAAAAGAACGGAAGTATCATTGAATTAAAGCCAAAGGAGCTTGGCTTACTCACCCATTTATTGAAGCATCCCAACCAAATCATCAGCAAGGAAAGCCTATATGATCATGTTTGGGGCGAAGAGTTTTTTGGATTTGACAATACGGTGATGGTACATATCCGGAGGCTTAGGGAAAAGATTGAGGAAGACCCTTCAAATCCGCGGTATCTGGTTACGGTGAAGGGACTGGGTTACAAGCTTGCTGTAGAGGATGAGTAA
- a CDS encoding M1 family metallopeptidase, whose translation MNNLNWTSISKKAMTYSLAFMLAACPVAAGTGHALADPFSASQQSADSAMTHTPIQYQINARLDEKSMHIQGSETVTYLNTSSDTLKELVFHTFADANRSKSTQASMFQRTNAEILKNNPGLKPEVFLGGIDIQVVKVGGRSITFNNSDQALTVQLLQGLKPGEAVTLQVEFEVKIPYGSERLSYYKDIINGAHWFPVMSVYDESKHMWDKTPYSTSFETDYYTSSDFEVHFNVPAAYQVLMPGTISTQEDREAGRKIVSTVANNTREFVFFASPNYKVDSVTRNGLTVEYYYFDNTPNKKKIVDEYVDQAFKAIEFFNDKYGKYPYPEFRIAESYVEGLAVEFARVIQMGMIGNNADPVHDSVFVHEIAHQWFHAVIGNNSEKESFLDEGFADFSKIYFSEKQGDKLNGFKALQFDDTSFDVPIASTNQEVGDNASPVFYEKGRQAIYQLYRMVGEEKFDAFMREYVKRYAFKNATMDGLLQTIEDTLGKEARNEMDKSLHQPNFVLKPEYRLSKQETAAYFHEQFKELYRSSLAQIPELPFETMSRIEDKALQGEPLTIVLSDQASSKAKKQQEIILNQLIGTFEVSGIKPVIITERQVLKKQLEKEIGGSNLIVIGSAQTNGLIQALKPGIILKSKDIGFDWKSMMNKKDTAGAYIIKHPLNKNRLLLHFYWNGDALADGMVEPFGKQVLNALSFTTDFYQYYEMNKTGKVTSDQKTANPMSKFFAEE comes from the coding sequence ATGAACAATCTCAATTGGACATCCATATCCAAAAAAGCAATGACATACTCGCTGGCATTCATGCTGGCAGCGTGTCCTGTGGCAGCTGGCACAGGACACGCACTGGCAGATCCATTCTCTGCTTCCCAGCAGTCTGCGGACAGCGCCATGACGCACACGCCAATTCAATATCAGATCAATGCCCGCCTGGACGAGAAAAGCATGCATATCCAGGGAAGTGAAACGGTCACGTACCTTAACACTTCGAGTGACACGCTGAAGGAGCTGGTGTTCCACACCTTTGCCGATGCTAACCGCTCTAAATCTACCCAGGCCAGCATGTTCCAGAGAACCAATGCAGAAATCCTGAAGAACAATCCCGGCCTCAAGCCGGAGGTCTTTCTAGGCGGCATTGATATCCAGGTTGTGAAAGTAGGGGGGCGATCCATAACATTCAACAACTCCGACCAGGCGCTGACCGTTCAGCTTCTGCAGGGACTTAAGCCCGGCGAAGCGGTAACGCTTCAAGTAGAATTCGAAGTGAAAATTCCATATGGCTCCGAACGGTTATCCTATTATAAAGACATCATCAACGGCGCTCACTGGTTTCCGGTGATGTCCGTGTATGACGAATCCAAGCATATGTGGGATAAAACGCCTTATAGCACTTCCTTTGAAACCGACTATTACACCTCTTCGGACTTTGAGGTTCACTTTAATGTCCCCGCAGCGTATCAAGTATTGATGCCAGGGACGATCAGCACTCAGGAAGATAGGGAGGCCGGTCGCAAAATCGTCTCCACGGTGGCCAACAACACGCGGGAATTTGTCTTTTTCGCAAGCCCGAACTATAAAGTAGATAGCGTGACCCGAAATGGCCTGACCGTCGAATACTATTATTTTGACAACACGCCGAACAAGAAAAAGATCGTTGACGAATACGTGGACCAAGCCTTCAAGGCGATCGAATTCTTCAATGACAAGTACGGAAAATATCCGTATCCCGAATTTCGCATTGCTGAATCGTATGTTGAGGGATTGGCGGTGGAATTTGCCCGCGTGATTCAGATGGGCATGATCGGTAATAATGCGGATCCGGTGCATGATTCGGTATTCGTGCACGAAATCGCTCATCAATGGTTCCATGCCGTGATCGGCAACAACTCGGAGAAGGAATCGTTTCTGGATGAAGGCTTTGCCGACTTCTCAAAAATCTATTTCTCCGAGAAACAAGGCGATAAGCTGAACGGGTTCAAAGCGCTCCAGTTTGATGACACTTCCTTCGATGTGCCCATCGCTTCGACCAATCAGGAGGTTGGTGATAATGCCAGTCCTGTCTTTTATGAAAAGGGCCGCCAGGCCATTTACCAGCTGTATCGGATGGTTGGCGAAGAGAAATTTGATGCGTTCATGAGAGAATATGTCAAGCGGTATGCATTTAAAAATGCAACGATGGACGGGCTCCTCCAAACCATCGAGGATACACTGGGGAAAGAAGCCCGAAATGAGATGGACAAGTCCCTGCATCAGCCTAATTTTGTCCTGAAGCCTGAATACCGCTTGAGCAAGCAAGAGACAGCCGCATATTTTCATGAGCAGTTCAAAGAGCTATACCGTTCTTCTCTCGCACAGATCCCGGAACTACCGTTTGAGACGATGAGCCGGATTGAGGATAAAGCGCTCCAGGGCGAACCGCTGACCATTGTACTGAGTGACCAGGCGAGTAGCAAGGCGAAAAAGCAGCAAGAGATAATTCTGAATCAGCTGATAGGAACGTTTGAGGTTTCGGGCATTAAGCCAGTCATTATTACGGAGCGTCAGGTATTGAAAAAACAATTGGAAAAGGAAATCGGAGGCAGCAATCTGATCGTGATCGGCAGCGCTCAAACAAATGGTCTGATCCAAGCGCTGAAACCTGGTATTATTCTAAAATCCAAGGATATAGGTTTTGATTGGAAGAGCATGATGAATAAAAAAGACACAGCGGGCGCTTATATCATCAAGCATCCATTGAACAAGAACCGTTTATTGCTCCATTTCTATTGGAACGGGGATGCGCTTGCGGACGGGATGGTTGAGCCGTTTGGGAAGCAAGTGCTGAATGCGCTCAGTTTTACCACTGATTTTTATCAATATTACGAGATGAACAAGACAGGGAAAGTGACTTCAGATCAGAAGACGGCTAACCCAATGTCCAAATTTTTCGCGGAGGAGTAA